ATGTAATCAAACCTGCCTTCAGCGCCTTGTATGTCACTGAGCGCCTGCAATACTTTCGCTTTTTCTTTGCCCAGCAATATGGCGGCGCCATAAACAGCCAGCAGGTTGTAGGCATTAAACTCACCTATCAGGCGGAAGTGTACTTCTACATCGCCTATCTGCATTACCAGACCGGTAAGATTATTTTCCAGGATCTTACCCTTGAAATCGGCCAGGGTGCGGAGGCTATAGGTGGCTTTCTTCGCTTTGGTATTTTGCAGCATCACGTTACCACGTTTATCATCGAGGTTGGTGAGGGCAAATGCCGGTGCTGTCAGGTTATCAAAAAATGATTTCTTCACCCGGATATATTCATCAAATGTTTTGTGATAATCCAGGTGATCGTGTGTGATATTACTGAAGATGCCTCCCGCGAATTTTAAACCTGCAATACGTTGCTGGTGGATAGCATGGGAGCTAACCTCCATAAATGCATAGAGGCAACCTTCGTCTACCATTTTTGCCAGCAGGGCATTCAGGTTGATAGGGTCCGGTGTTGTATGCGTGGCCGGTATAACGTTGTCGCCTATCTGGTTTTGTACGGTAGATAATAATCCACATTGATAACCGAGCCTGGTAAATAAACGGAACAGCAGGGTAGCAATGGTGGTTTTACCATTGGTGCCGGTAACCCCTACCAGTTGCATTTTATGCGAAGGGTTATCATAATAGTTACCTGCCATAATACCGCTGGCATTGGCGCTGTTATCTACCTGGATATAGCATACCTCATCTGATAACTGTGCCGGTAATGTTTCGCATATGATCGCCGCAGCGCCTTGTGCTACCGCTT
The Chitinophaga sp. MM2321 DNA segment above includes these coding regions:
- a CDS encoding UDP-N-acetylmuramoyl-L-alanyl-D-glutamate--2,6-diaminopimelate ligase; this translates as MKTLRDILYNVSIIAVHGNTSITVNALSIDSRSVGSGDAFIAVKGVHVDGHLYIEKAVAQGAAAIICETLPAQLSDEVCYIQVDNSANASGIMAGNYYDNPSHKMQLVGVTGTNGKTTIATLLFRLFTRLGYQCGLLSTVQNQIGDNVIPATHTTPDPINLNALLAKMVDEGCLYAFMEVSSHAIHQQRIAGLKFAGGIFSNITHDHLDYHKTFDEYIRVKKSFFDNLTAPAFALTNLDDKRGNVMLQNTKAKKATYSLRTLADFKGKILENNLTGLVMQIGDVEVHFRLIGEFNAYNLLAVYGAAILLGKEKAKVLQALSDIQGAEGRFDYIVSDQEQIIAIVDYAHTPDALKNVLATIKNLRKGYEKVITVVGCGGDRDTAKRPVMADVAAENSDRVILTSDNPRSEDPAAIIHEMEAGVPVHLKKKVISITDRKEAIKTAVTLAGKEDIILVAGKGHEKYQDINGVKHPFDDKQVLLEMMKMMDK